In one window of Azotobacter salinestris DNA:
- the pcaQ gene encoding pca operon transcription factor PcaQ translates to MLVDNRIKFRHLVSFLEVARQRSFAKAADALAVSQPAISKTLKELEEILDARLFERSKSGVSLTPAGITFLRYAGPCVQALRDGVNTLRGDDQAGGVVRVGVLSTVESQVVPEVVLRLHRNHPALVVSIATGLSAYLLAQLRVGELDLVVGRMTDSPEIRGLTFEHLYSESMALVVRPGHPLLKADLSDLAPLGDYPLVLPLAGTTIRQYAESFFVQCGIPLPAQRLETLSPVLSRRYVLSSDGLWLAPLDAVRLDLQAGELVELSLGVREAGGSIGFCWNSALPLPLAAQWFCDELRQVAKELSGGADT, encoded by the coding sequence ATGCTCGTCGACAACCGCATCAAGTTCCGCCATCTGGTCAGCTTTCTCGAGGTGGCTCGCCAGCGCAGCTTCGCCAAGGCGGCGGACGCCCTGGCGGTGTCCCAGCCGGCGATTTCCAAGACCCTCAAGGAGCTGGAGGAGATTCTCGACGCCCGGCTGTTCGAGCGCAGCAAGTCCGGGGTTTCCCTGACGCCGGCGGGCATCACCTTCCTGCGCTATGCCGGCCCCTGCGTGCAGGCCCTGCGCGATGGCGTCAACACCCTGCGTGGCGACGACCAGGCCGGCGGGGTGGTGCGCGTCGGGGTGCTCTCGACGGTGGAGAGCCAGGTGGTGCCGGAGGTGGTGCTGCGCCTGCACCGCAATCACCCGGCGCTGGTGGTCAGCATCGCCACCGGCCTCAGCGCCTACCTGCTCGCGCAGCTGCGGGTCGGCGAGCTGGATCTGGTGGTCGGGCGGATGACCGACAGCCCGGAGATCCGCGGGCTGACCTTCGAGCACCTTTATAGCGAGTCCATGGCGCTGGTGGTACGGCCCGGGCATCCGCTGCTCAAGGCCGACCTCTCCGACCTGGCGCCGCTCGGCGACTACCCGCTGGTCCTGCCGCTGGCCGGCACCACCATTCGCCAGTATGCCGAGAGCTTCTTCGTCCAGTGCGGAATTCCCCTGCCGGCGCAGCGCCTGGAAACCCTCTCGCCAGTGCTGAGCCGGCGCTATGTGCTGTCCAGCGACGGGCTCTGGCTGGCGCCGCTGGATGCGGTGCGCCTGGACCTGCAGGCCGGCGAACTGGTCGAGCTGTCGCTGGGGGTGCGCGAGGCGGGCGGCTCGATCGGCTTCTGCTGGAACTCGGCGCTGCCGCTGCCGCTGGCCGCGCAGTGGTTCTGCGACGAGCTGCGGCAGGTGGCCAAGGAGCTGAGCGGTGGCGCAGATACATAA